One window from the genome of Pedobacter schmidteae encodes:
- a CDS encoding glycosyltransferase family 2 protein, translated as MFFNKPKVSIITVNYNNKAGLDKTIQSVTSQSYPNIEYIVIDGGSDDGSKAVLTKYNDKLAYAVSEPDKGIYNAMNKGIKVATGEYLLFLNSGDNLIDDQVIEKAVQYGLAEDLVYGDLVYVNGEIYTDWIAEDELTFDSFYEHTIPHPSTFIKRSLFETVGLYNEQLKIVSDWEFFLLATCRYNCSYKHINLPITHFYMDGISADPMNYESLLAERAAVLKRHFPFFLKDYEGHKKIKEQLRKVKKYVKLKGLVKGLFKKQQ; from the coding sequence ATGTTTTTCAATAAGCCAAAAGTATCAATTATAACTGTTAATTATAACAATAAAGCTGGACTGGATAAAACTATCCAGTCAGTTACCAGCCAGTCGTATCCCAATATTGAATATATTGTGATAGATGGAGGCTCTGATGATGGGAGTAAGGCGGTTTTAACAAAGTATAACGATAAACTGGCTTATGCCGTCAGCGAGCCCGATAAGGGTATTTACAATGCCATGAATAAAGGGATTAAAGTTGCTACAGGTGAATATTTGCTATTTCTCAACAGTGGCGACAACTTAATAGATGATCAGGTAATTGAAAAGGCTGTGCAGTATGGATTGGCCGAGGATTTGGTGTATGGAGATTTGGTTTATGTAAACGGAGAGATCTATACAGATTGGATTGCAGAAGATGAGTTGACTTTTGATAGTTTTTATGAGCATACCATACCGCATCCCTCCACTTTTATAAAGCGCAGCTTGTTTGAAACAGTCGGTTTGTATAATGAGCAGTTAAAGATTGTATCCGACTGGGAGTTTTTTTTGCTGGCAACATGTCGTTACAATTGTAGTTATAAGCATATCAACTTACCAATAACTCATTTTTATATGGATGGGATCAGTGCCGATCCTATGAATTACGAGTCGCTCCTTGCCGAACGTGCTGCAGTACTTAAACGTCATTTTCCCTTTTTTCTTAAAGATTATGAAGGCCATAAAAAAATAAAAGAACAATTACGAAAGGTAAAAAAGTATGTAAAGTTGAAAGGCCTTGTAAAAGGTTTATTTAAGAAACAGCAATAA
- a CDS encoding glycosyltransferase family 1 protein, producing MTRNKSDIYQKNKKYCKFLIQQGDFDVFHPTYYDPYFLSYLKKPLVITIHDMIHERFPEFFPADDPIAAQKKILAEAADRIIAISETTKLDIINYLGISPDKIKVIAHGIDEHELIYGPVEGIPERYLLFVGSRGGYKNFLILVKAFAELSKADQSLQLVISGGGQFTPEEVELLTENGILERTFHLNATDAQLNTLYAQAACFVFPSIYEGFGIPILEAFKNNCPVVLSNCSCFPEIAGEAALYFDPESTQALVSAVTLIQKDTLLKTKLVAAGQLKLKDYTLEKCIFSTIKLYKELQLTSSNLIS from the coding sequence TTGACCAGAAATAAGTCCGACATCTATCAAAAGAATAAAAAATATTGCAAGTTTCTAATTCAACAGGGAGATTTTGACGTATTTCACCCTACCTATTATGATCCTTATTTTCTTTCCTATCTGAAGAAGCCATTGGTAATTACCATTCATGATATGATCCATGAACGGTTTCCAGAGTTTTTTCCGGCAGATGATCCTATTGCTGCACAAAAGAAAATCTTAGCTGAAGCAGCCGACCGCATCATCGCCATATCAGAAACAACCAAACTCGACATTATTAATTATTTGGGTATATCACCAGATAAAATTAAGGTTATTGCGCATGGTATTGATGAGCATGAATTGATTTATGGACCCGTTGAAGGAATACCAGAAAGATATCTTCTTTTTGTAGGCAGCAGAGGCGGTTATAAAAACTTCCTTATACTAGTAAAAGCTTTCGCTGAACTTAGCAAAGCAGATCAGTCTTTGCAATTAGTTATTTCAGGAGGAGGGCAATTTACCCCAGAAGAAGTGGAATTACTAACTGAAAATGGGATACTTGAACGAACATTTCATCTGAATGCGACCGATGCACAACTGAATACACTATATGCACAAGCAGCTTGTTTTGTTTTCCCCTCTATTTATGAAGGTTTTGGAATTCCGATCCTCGAGGCCTTCAAAAACAATTGCCCGGTTGTGCTAAGTAATTGTAGTTGCTTCCCAGAAATTGCAGGCGAAGCGGCCCTTTATTTTGATCCTGAATCAACACAGGCACTTGTAAGCGCCGTAACCCTAATACAGAAAGACACCTTGCTTAAAACGAAATTAGTAGCTGCGGGCCAGCTAAAACTAAAAGATTATACATTGGAAAAGTGTATATTTTCAACGATAAAGCTATACAAGGAACTACAACTAACTTCTTCTAACTTGATTTCTTAA
- a CDS encoding DUF563 domain-containing protein has translation MQNENILNSYTINRKMPENYAQGELDFCKNEFSYETYNVRLIDFKNCIVNKRGFIYEPGKLKLNKISLLDEKHYKKELTTKHYLKKVLFKHKRVLGDEKYLLAHDDWSPTHYHWFCDVLPRLFVIKDRLKDYILLLPDSPYVKDVGEKSLDFFGLQPAGIAYLKNDELVKIKNLTIVTHTCLTGYINDKIMQEMRAFISSKLNDLKTDSDKKLYITRDNASYRKILNEKEVRDIAESFGYETIRYEDLSWLDQVKETASANSIVSIHGAGLTNMIYMQPEGSLLEFRRDKIYHNQCFWHLSQALHLKYYYLFGTPDNEDLVIEGNGCNLTIDLNRLHKTLSAMK, from the coding sequence ATGCAAAACGAAAATATTCTTAACAGCTATACAATAAACAGAAAGATGCCAGAAAATTATGCACAGGGGGAACTAGACTTCTGTAAAAATGAATTTTCATACGAGACTTATAATGTTAGACTGATTGATTTTAAGAATTGTATCGTTAACAAAAGAGGCTTTATTTACGAACCGGGGAAATTGAAATTAAACAAGATTTCCTTACTGGATGAAAAACACTATAAAAAAGAGCTAACTACAAAACATTATTTGAAAAAAGTTCTGTTCAAACATAAGCGCGTACTTGGAGATGAGAAATATTTGTTGGCCCACGATGACTGGAGCCCGACCCATTATCATTGGTTTTGCGATGTATTGCCAAGATTATTTGTCATTAAAGATCGCCTTAAAGACTATATTTTATTACTCCCTGATTCGCCCTACGTAAAAGATGTAGGTGAAAAGAGTCTTGATTTCTTTGGTCTACAACCGGCAGGAATTGCATATTTAAAAAATGATGAGCTTGTCAAAATTAAAAATTTAACCATCGTTACCCATACCTGCCTGACAGGCTATATCAATGACAAAATTATGCAGGAAATGAGGGCTTTCATTAGTTCAAAGTTGAACGACTTAAAAACAGACAGTGACAAAAAACTATATATCACAAGAGACAATGCATCATATAGAAAAATACTGAACGAAAAAGAAGTAAGAGATATAGCAGAAAGTTTCGGATATGAGACAATTAGATATGAAGACCTCTCCTGGTTGGATCAAGTCAAAGAAACGGCCTCTGCAAATTCAATTGTGTCTATTCATGGCGCGGGTCTCACAAATATGATATACATGCAACCCGAGGGCTCATTACTGGAATTTAGAAGAGATAAAATATACCATAACCAGTGTTTCTGGCACCTGTCACAGGCACTCCACCTCAAATACTATTATTTGTTTGGAACCCCCGACAACGAAGACCTAGTCATTGAAGGAAATGGTTGCAACTTAACGATTGACCTAAATCGTCTCCACAAAACTTTGTCAGCTATGAAATAA
- a CDS encoding class I SAM-dependent methyltransferase, producing the protein MKSKITGGETSLLFTAKILNKYDIKYYKCLETGFIQTEEPYWLDEAYSEAITKLDIGLVSRNEELREVTAGIIESSFNGDAKFIDYAGGYGIFTRMMRDKGYDFYHHDNYCKNIFAEFFDLSDCNQKNDFELVSAFEVLEHLANPLEEIEKIASLGKNMLVTTMIQPEHLESIDDWWYFIPETGQHISFYTLKALEYIAKELGMYLTSNGTNMHLFTKEKLTKSPFESKKEPYLIGKMRRKVSRYDLEHMKSRESLISKDWQMIRSKIIS; encoded by the coding sequence ATGAAAAGTAAAATAACTGGTGGAGAAACCTCTCTTCTTTTTACAGCTAAGATTTTGAATAAATATGATATTAAGTATTATAAATGTCTTGAGACAGGATTTATTCAAACAGAAGAGCCCTATTGGCTAGATGAGGCTTATTCAGAGGCGATTACAAAATTAGATATAGGTCTCGTTTCAAGGAATGAAGAACTTAGAGAGGTAACTGCCGGAATTATAGAATCCAGTTTTAATGGAGATGCAAAATTTATAGATTATGCCGGAGGCTATGGCATATTTACCCGAATGATGCGTGATAAAGGCTATGATTTTTATCACCATGATAATTATTGTAAAAATATATTTGCGGAATTTTTTGATCTGTCAGACTGTAATCAAAAAAATGATTTTGAATTGGTGAGTGCTTTCGAAGTTCTTGAGCATTTAGCTAATCCTCTTGAAGAAATAGAAAAAATTGCTTCTCTGGGGAAAAATATGCTGGTAACTACAATGATACAGCCTGAGCATCTGGAAAGCATTGACGATTGGTGGTATTTTATTCCTGAAACAGGACAACATATTTCATTTTATACTTTAAAGGCACTAGAGTATATTGCCAAAGAACTCGGAATGTATCTCACAAGTAATGGGACTAATATGCACCTTTTTACTAAAGAAAAATTGACCAAGAGCCCGTTCGAATCAAAAAAAGAACCTTACTTAATTGGAAAAATGCGACGAAAAGTGAGTCGATACGATCTTGAGCATATGAAGTCAAGAGAGTCGCTTATTTCCAAAGATTGGCAGATGATCAGAAGCAAAATTATTTCATAG